Proteins encoded within one genomic window of Brachybacterium avium:
- a CDS encoding YidC/Oxa1 family membrane protein insertase: MPADAAADADLLRPVPGAVLQAARGRRGTDFGPLTEQLARSASESTFFGDVTIANSFINSGDGGITTKIIAGVIIACMSGVTFFTQKSLTMKNMPKTALEGPMASTQKMMLYMLPFIYVITGPGMPIGVLIYWLTTNIWTFVQQYIVISAAPTPGSAAEKERHARVNAKREKKGLEPLDFTPPKTVSAEPEPEAPIRVQPSKSKGGKKLSDEEKLEQARELRAKAAEERRRAQEAAGEAPKPPARGSSALNKGAKKKRKK, from the coding sequence GTGCCTGCCGATGCTGCTGCAGATGCCGATCTTCTTCGGCCTGTTCCGGGTGCTGTTCTACAAGCTGCCCGAGGCCGCCGGGGCACGGACTTCGGCCCGCTGACCGAGCAGCTCGCCAGGAGCGCCTCGGAATCCACGTTCTTCGGTGATGTCACCATCGCCAACAGCTTCATCAACTCCGGGGACGGTGGGATCACCACCAAGATCATCGCCGGGGTCATCATCGCCTGCATGTCCGGGGTCACCTTCTTCACCCAGAAGTCCCTGACCATGAAGAACATGCCCAAGACGGCCCTCGAGGGCCCCATGGCCAGCACGCAGAAGATGATGCTGTACATGCTCCCGTTCATCTACGTGATCACGGGGCCGGGCATGCCGATCGGTGTGCTCATCTACTGGCTCACCACCAACATCTGGACCTTCGTCCAGCAGTACATCGTCATCAGCGCAGCTCCCACCCCCGGTTCCGCCGCGGAGAAGGAGCGCCACGCGCGTGTCAACGCCAAGCGCGAGAAGAAGGGCCTGGAGCCGCTCGACTTCACCCCGCCGAAGACGGTCTCCGCCGAGCCGGAGCCCGAGGCTCCGATCCGCGTCCAGCCCTCCAAGAGCAAGGGCGGCAAGAAGCTCTCCGACGAGGAGAAGCTCGAGCAGGCCCGGGAGCTGCGTGCGAAGGCCGCCGAGGAGCGCCGCCGAGCCCAGGAGGCCGCCGGTGAAGCGCCGAAGCCGCCGGCACGAGGTTCGAGCG
- the yidC gene encoding membrane protein insertase YidC translates to MNPLYPIEWAVAWLMVKFHALLSAFLAPDSGLTWVLSIMGLTVVVRTLIIPLFVRQIRASRAMQMVSPELQAVQKKYKGKTDSDSRAKMAEETMAIYKEAGASPFSSCLPMLLQMPIFFGLFRVLFYKLPEAAGARTSAR, encoded by the coding sequence ATGAATCCCCTGTATCCCATCGAGTGGGCCGTCGCATGGCTCATGGTGAAGTTCCATGCGCTGCTGTCCGCCTTCTTGGCTCCGGACTCCGGTCTCACCTGGGTGCTGTCCATCATGGGTCTGACCGTCGTGGTCCGTACCCTGATCATCCCGTTGTTCGTGCGCCAGATCCGCGCCTCGCGGGCGATGCAGATGGTCTCGCCCGAGCTGCAGGCGGTGCAGAAGAAGTACAAGGGGAAGACCGACTCGGACTCCCGCGCGAAGATGGCCGAGGAGACCATGGCCATCTACAAGGAGGCGGGTGCCAGCCCGTTCTCCTCGTGCCTGCCGATGCTGCTGCAGATGCCGATCTTCTTCGGCCTGTTCCGGGTGCTGTTCTACAAGCTGCCCGAGGCCGCCGGGGCACGGACTTCGGCCCGCTGA
- the yidD gene encoding membrane protein insertion efficiency factor YidD, with product MRSRSGHGPFWALRRLPRRLLMLPVRGYQVGISPYTPPACRYDPVCSQYGMDALRVHGAVKGFLLTCWRILRCNPFTRGGLDPVPAPGMWRNPRRLRRPAP from the coding sequence ATGAGATCCAGGTCCGGACATGGACCGTTCTGGGCGCTCCGTCGTCTGCCGCGCCGGCTGCTGATGCTGCCGGTGCGCGGCTATCAGGTGGGGATCTCCCCATACACCCCGCCGGCCTGCCGGTATGACCCGGTGTGCTCCCAGTACGGCATGGACGCCCTGCGGGTGCATGGTGCCGTGAAGGGTTTCCTGCTCACCTGCTGGCGGATCCTGCGCTGCAACCCCTTCACCCGTGGGGGGCTGGATCCGGTGCCCGCCCCCGGCATGTGGAGGAATCCACGCCGACTGCGGCGCCCGGCCCCCTAG
- the rnpA gene encoding ribonuclease P protein component, with product MTWSRHRLHTGDEFRAVTRGGVRSARSHVVVHLTLLTQGGEAPRVGFVVSKKIGNAVVRNRVTRRLREIIRPRLATMPPGSALVLRALPGIDEQPFAALRADVDTGLETAERKLARRTEGAR from the coding sequence GTGACCTGGTCCCGCCACCGGCTCCACACCGGTGACGAGTTCCGTGCTGTCACCCGTGGCGGTGTGCGCAGCGCCCGATCCCACGTGGTCGTGCACCTCACCCTGCTGACGCAGGGAGGAGAAGCACCCCGCGTGGGATTTGTCGTGTCCAAGAAGATCGGCAACGCCGTGGTGCGCAATCGCGTCACCCGGCGGCTGCGAGAGATCATCCGGCCGCGCCTGGCGACGATGCCGCCGGGCTCGGCACTCGTGCTGCGGGCCCTGCCGGGCATCGACGAGCAGCCGTTCGCCGCTCTTCGGGCCGACGTCGACACCGGGCTGGAGACCGCCGAGCGCAAGCTCGCCCGGCGCACCGAGGGCGCTCGATGA
- the rpmH gene encoding 50S ribosomal protein L34, whose translation MSKRTFQPNIRRRAKKHGFRARMRTRAGRSILNARRSKGRAELSA comes from the coding sequence ATGAGCAAGCGCACGTTCCAGCCGAACATCCGTCGTCGCGCCAAGAAGCACGGCTTCCGCGCCCGCATGCGCACCCGCGCCGGCCGCTCCATCCTGAACGCCCGTCGTTCCAAGGGCCGCGCCGAGCTCTCCGCCTGA